One Ascaphus truei isolate aAscTru1 chromosome 9, aAscTru1.hap1, whole genome shotgun sequence genomic region harbors:
- the ZC3H14 gene encoding zinc finger CCCH domain-containing protein 14 isoform X2 → MEIGTEISRKIRTAIKGKLQELGAYVDEELPDYIMVMVANKKSQDQMTDDLSLFLGSNTTRFTTWLQGVLDKLRSVTSEPNSLKVSDAIIFESSMPSIKSLSGGSEDRMRDVPALTVSSTRQERYDIPVFTSSHGQRATGTRMSSDNGSATRLTSAVKPLRELLPSEAIIDIKPDVDDLIDDDLGFVTENPLFFRSRHVATTGYRTSRPTAELYRPPGIGQHMHRATESSTSLHRLSQAGAAADKPLDVRSSRSINAMRLYDTQTLSSLPEMYRSAPRSTSARSSREDESLRKRKLPVASSVVKVKTFVNDGEQEDEDEDEEEEGYLSRTASISSSVSVPARPERRPSLPPSKQANKNLILKAISEAQASVTKTTNYSAAAPQKQTVPVAPRTRLLLEEDLVLRQSRPSIISDQAQLEELQEQKLNADQVARHRMDLLSRLQADPAAVDPLISLDPEEVETVRPVDSRSFVLKRPKLSEEVALHTKNITHPPAPEDPPLPGRQIQPREVPAYEKPASPKFIVTLDGVPSPPGYVSDHEPEEEAMSFTEEGASCTETYTSLTRAGQNYPMQLLSEPLCSMDVDMERVLVPAKRKVPERCKFWPACKNADGCVFHHPTAPCKSFPKCRFADKCFFIHPNCKYDAKCTKTDCPYTHASRRVPVPPLRTVPVAIPHPDAQVCRFFPACRNTECSFYHPKHCRFNTQCTRPDCKFYHPSVSVPPRHALKWTRSQTSE, encoded by the exons ATGGAGATCGGGACCGAGATCAGCCGCAAAATCCGG ACTGCCATTAAGGGGAAACTTCAAGAACTGGGCGCTTATGTTG ATGAGGAGCTACCAGATTACATCATGGTTATGGTGGCCAACAAGAAGAGTCAAGACCAGATGACGGATGACCTGTCTCTCTTCCTAGGAAGCAACACGACCAGATTCACCACTTG GCTTCAAGGAGTGCTCGATAAACTTCGCTCTGTCACATCAG AACCCAATAGCCTCAAGGTTTCTGATGCCATCATCTTCGAGAGCAGCATGCCTTCAATCAAGAGCCTGTCTGGTGGGAGCGAGGATAGGATGAGAGATGTACCAGCTCTCACTGTCTCCAGCACGCGGCAAGAGAGGTACGACATCCCAGTCTTCACCAGCTCACACGGGCAAAGAGCCACAGGCACCAG GATGTCTTCTGACAATGGCTCAGCTACCCGTCTGACCTCTGCAGTAAAACCCCTGCGGGAGCTGTTACCTTCTGAGGCCATCATTGACATCAAACCTGACGTGGATGACCTCATTGATGATGATCTCGGCTTTGTCACTGAGAATCCACTGTTCTTCAGGAGTAGACACGTGGCCACTACCGGCTACAGGACATCGCGACCGACTGCTGAGCTGTACAGGCCTCCAGGAATTGGTCAGCACATGCACCGTGCTACTGAGAGCAGCACCTCCTTACACAGACTTTCTCAGGCCGGTGCTGCAGCAGACAAACCACTGGACGTGAGAAGCAGCAGGTCTATTAATGCTATGAGACTATATGATACACAGACTTTGAGCAGCCTCCCTGAAATGTATAGGTCGGCACCAAGGTCTACCTCTGCTAGATCATCGAGGGAG GATGAAAGTTTGCGGAAGAGGAAACTGCCTGTGGCCAGTTCAGTGGTCAAAGTGAAGACATTTGTCAATGATGGTGAACAGGAGGATGAGGACGAAGATGAAGAGGAGGAAGGCTACTTATCCCGAACAGCCAGCATCTCCAGCAGCGTGTCTGTGCCAGCCAGGCCAGAAAGGAG ACCTTCGCTTCCTCCCTCCAAACAAGCCAACAAGAACCTGATACTAAAAGCCATATCTGAAGCCCAGGCGTCTGTGACGAAAACAACTAATTATTCTGCAG CTGCTCCCCAGAAGCAAACAGTACCCGTTGCTCCAAGAACACGCCTGCTGCTAGAGGAGGACCTGGTGCTGAGGCAGAGCAGGCCCTCCATAATCAGCGACCAGGCACAACTAGAGGAACTGCAAGAGCAGAAACTGAACGCTGATCAAG TAGCTCGACACAGAATGGATTTACTTTCCCGACTCCAGGCGGATCCAGCTGCAGTGGATCCACTGATCAGCCTAG ACCCGGAGGAAGTTGAGACTGTAAGGCCGGTGGACAGCAGGTCGTTCGTTCTGAAAAGGCCAAAACTTTCCGAAGAGGTCGCTCTGCATACCAAGAACATTACACACCCACCAGCACCCGAGGACCCACCCCTGCCAGGGCGACAGATCCAGCCCCG GGAAGTTCCTGCCTATGAGAAGCCTGCAAGCCCCAAGTTCATTGTCACCCTGGACGGTGTGCCTAGCCCCCCAGGGTACGTGTCTGACCATGAACCGGAGGAGGAAGCCATGTCTTTCACTGAGGAAGGAGCGAGTTGCACTGAGACGTATACCTCTCTGACCAGGGCAGGCCAGAACTATCCGATGCAGCTGCTGTCCGAGCCCCTCTGCAGCATGGACG TGGATATGGAGCGTGTGCTTGTTCCAGCCAAACGGAAGGTTCCTGAGCGCTGCAAGTTTTGGCCTGCGTGTAAAAATGCAGACGGCTGTGTATTTCACCATCCTACAGCCCCCTGCAA ATCGTTCCCAAAATGCAGGTTTGCTGACAAATGCTTCTTCATCCACCCGAACTGTAAATACGATGCAAAGTGTACCAAAACAGACTGCCCTTATACCCACGCCAGCAGGCGGGTACCAGTGCCGCCTTTACGGACAG TGCCGGTAGCAATCCCACATCCTGATGCGCAAGTCTGCCGGTTCTTCCCGGCGTGTAGGAATACAGAGTGTTCTTTCTACCACCCAAAG CACTGTCGATTCAATACCCAGTGCACACGACCAGACTGCAAATTCTACCACCCGTCCGTCTCTGTTCCTCCCCGACACGCTTTGAAATGGACCAGATCACAAACCAG CGAGTGA
- the ZC3H14 gene encoding zinc finger CCCH domain-containing protein 14 isoform X3 encodes MEIGTEISRKIRTAIKGKLQELGAYVDEELPDYIMVMVANKKSQDQMTDDLSLFLGSNTTRFTTWLQGVLDKLRSVTSEPNSLKVSDAIIFESSMPSIKSLSGGSEDRMRDVPALTVSSTRQERMSSDNGSATRLTSAVKPLRELLPSEAIIDIKPDVDDLIDDDLGFVTENPLFFRSRHVATTGYRTSRPTAELYRPPGIGQHMHRATESSTSLHRLSQAGAAADKPLDVRSSRSINAMRLYDTQTLSSLPEMYRSAPRSTSARSSREDESLRKRKLPVASSVVKVKTFVNDGEQEDEDEDEEEEGYLSRTASISSSVSVPARPERRYLKIQLIPSLPPSKQANKNLILKAISEAQASVTKTTNYSAAAPQKQTVPVAPRTRLLLEEDLVLRQSRPSIISDQAQLEELQEQKLNADQVARHRMDLLSRLQADPAAVDPLISLDPEEVETVRPVDSRSFVLKRPKLSEEVALHTKNITHPPAPEDPPLPGRQIQPREVPAYEKPASPKFIVTLDGVPSPPGYVSDHEPEEEAMSFTEEGASCTETYTSLTRAGQNYPMQLLSEPLCSMDVDMERVLVPAKRKVPERCKFWPACKNADGCVFHHPTAPCKSFPKCRFADKCFFIHPNCKYDAKCTKTDCPYTHASRRVPVPPLRTVPVAIPHPDAQVCRFFPACRNTECSFYHPKHCRFNTQCTRPDCKFYHPSVSVPPRHALKWTRSQTSE; translated from the exons ATGGAGATCGGGACCGAGATCAGCCGCAAAATCCGG ACTGCCATTAAGGGGAAACTTCAAGAACTGGGCGCTTATGTTG ATGAGGAGCTACCAGATTACATCATGGTTATGGTGGCCAACAAGAAGAGTCAAGACCAGATGACGGATGACCTGTCTCTCTTCCTAGGAAGCAACACGACCAGATTCACCACTTG GCTTCAAGGAGTGCTCGATAAACTTCGCTCTGTCACATCAG AACCCAATAGCCTCAAGGTTTCTGATGCCATCATCTTCGAGAGCAGCATGCCTTCAATCAAGAGCCTGTCTGGTGGGAGCGAGGATAGGATGAGAGATGTACCAGCTCTCACTGTCTCCAGCACGCGGCAAGAGAG GATGTCTTCTGACAATGGCTCAGCTACCCGTCTGACCTCTGCAGTAAAACCCCTGCGGGAGCTGTTACCTTCTGAGGCCATCATTGACATCAAACCTGACGTGGATGACCTCATTGATGATGATCTCGGCTTTGTCACTGAGAATCCACTGTTCTTCAGGAGTAGACACGTGGCCACTACCGGCTACAGGACATCGCGACCGACTGCTGAGCTGTACAGGCCTCCAGGAATTGGTCAGCACATGCACCGTGCTACTGAGAGCAGCACCTCCTTACACAGACTTTCTCAGGCCGGTGCTGCAGCAGACAAACCACTGGACGTGAGAAGCAGCAGGTCTATTAATGCTATGAGACTATATGATACACAGACTTTGAGCAGCCTCCCTGAAATGTATAGGTCGGCACCAAGGTCTACCTCTGCTAGATCATCGAGGGAG GATGAAAGTTTGCGGAAGAGGAAACTGCCTGTGGCCAGTTCAGTGGTCAAAGTGAAGACATTTGTCAATGATGGTGAACAGGAGGATGAGGACGAAGATGAAGAGGAGGAAGGCTACTTATCCCGAACAGCCAGCATCTCCAGCAGCGTGTCTGTGCCAGCCAGGCCAGAAAGGAGGTACCTAAAGATCCAGCTAAT ACCTTCGCTTCCTCCCTCCAAACAAGCCAACAAGAACCTGATACTAAAAGCCATATCTGAAGCCCAGGCGTCTGTGACGAAAACAACTAATTATTCTGCAG CTGCTCCCCAGAAGCAAACAGTACCCGTTGCTCCAAGAACACGCCTGCTGCTAGAGGAGGACCTGGTGCTGAGGCAGAGCAGGCCCTCCATAATCAGCGACCAGGCACAACTAGAGGAACTGCAAGAGCAGAAACTGAACGCTGATCAAG TAGCTCGACACAGAATGGATTTACTTTCCCGACTCCAGGCGGATCCAGCTGCAGTGGATCCACTGATCAGCCTAG ACCCGGAGGAAGTTGAGACTGTAAGGCCGGTGGACAGCAGGTCGTTCGTTCTGAAAAGGCCAAAACTTTCCGAAGAGGTCGCTCTGCATACCAAGAACATTACACACCCACCAGCACCCGAGGACCCACCCCTGCCAGGGCGACAGATCCAGCCCCG GGAAGTTCCTGCCTATGAGAAGCCTGCAAGCCCCAAGTTCATTGTCACCCTGGACGGTGTGCCTAGCCCCCCAGGGTACGTGTCTGACCATGAACCGGAGGAGGAAGCCATGTCTTTCACTGAGGAAGGAGCGAGTTGCACTGAGACGTATACCTCTCTGACCAGGGCAGGCCAGAACTATCCGATGCAGCTGCTGTCCGAGCCCCTCTGCAGCATGGACG TGGATATGGAGCGTGTGCTTGTTCCAGCCAAACGGAAGGTTCCTGAGCGCTGCAAGTTTTGGCCTGCGTGTAAAAATGCAGACGGCTGTGTATTTCACCATCCTACAGCCCCCTGCAA ATCGTTCCCAAAATGCAGGTTTGCTGACAAATGCTTCTTCATCCACCCGAACTGTAAATACGATGCAAAGTGTACCAAAACAGACTGCCCTTATACCCACGCCAGCAGGCGGGTACCAGTGCCGCCTTTACGGACAG TGCCGGTAGCAATCCCACATCCTGATGCGCAAGTCTGCCGGTTCTTCCCGGCGTGTAGGAATACAGAGTGTTCTTTCTACCACCCAAAG CACTGTCGATTCAATACCCAGTGCACACGACCAGACTGCAAATTCTACCACCCGTCCGTCTCTGTTCCTCCCCGACACGCTTTGAAATGGACCAGATCACAAACCAG CGAGTGA
- the ZC3H14 gene encoding zinc finger CCCH domain-containing protein 14 isoform X4 encodes MPSIKSLSGGSEDRMRDVPALTVSSTRQERYDIPVFTSSHGQRATGTRMSSDNGSATRLTSAVKPLRELLPSEAIIDIKPDVDDLIDDDLGFVTENPLFFRSRHVATTGYRTSRPTAELYRPPGIGQHMHRATESSTSLHRLSQAGAAADKPLDVRSSRSINAMRLYDTQTLSSLPEMYRSAPRSTSARSSREDESLRKRKLPVASSVVKVKTFVNDGEQEDEDEDEEEEGYLSRTASISSSVSVPARPERRYLKIQLIPSLPPSKQANKNLILKAISEAQASVTKTTNYSAAAPQKQTVPVAPRTRLLLEEDLVLRQSRPSIISDQAQLEELQEQKLNADQVARHRMDLLSRLQADPAAVDPLISLDPEEVETVRPVDSRSFVLKRPKLSEEVALHTKNITHPPAPEDPPLPGRQIQPREVPAYEKPASPKFIVTLDGVPSPPGYVSDHEPEEEAMSFTEEGASCTETYTSLTRAGQNYPMQLLSEPLCSMDVDMERVLVPAKRKVPERCKFWPACKNADGCVFHHPTAPCKSFPKCRFADKCFFIHPNCKYDAKCTKTDCPYTHASRRVPVPPLRTVPVAIPHPDAQVCRFFPACRNTECSFYHPKHCRFNTQCTRPDCKFYHPSVSVPPRHALKWTRSQTSE; translated from the exons ATGCCTTCAATCAAGAGCCTGTCTGGTGGGAGCGAGGATAGGATGAGAGATGTACCAGCTCTCACTGTCTCCAGCACGCGGCAAGAGAGGTACGACATCCCAGTCTTCACCAGCTCACACGGGCAAAGAGCCACAGGCACCAG GATGTCTTCTGACAATGGCTCAGCTACCCGTCTGACCTCTGCAGTAAAACCCCTGCGGGAGCTGTTACCTTCTGAGGCCATCATTGACATCAAACCTGACGTGGATGACCTCATTGATGATGATCTCGGCTTTGTCACTGAGAATCCACTGTTCTTCAGGAGTAGACACGTGGCCACTACCGGCTACAGGACATCGCGACCGACTGCTGAGCTGTACAGGCCTCCAGGAATTGGTCAGCACATGCACCGTGCTACTGAGAGCAGCACCTCCTTACACAGACTTTCTCAGGCCGGTGCTGCAGCAGACAAACCACTGGACGTGAGAAGCAGCAGGTCTATTAATGCTATGAGACTATATGATACACAGACTTTGAGCAGCCTCCCTGAAATGTATAGGTCGGCACCAAGGTCTACCTCTGCTAGATCATCGAGGGAG GATGAAAGTTTGCGGAAGAGGAAACTGCCTGTGGCCAGTTCAGTGGTCAAAGTGAAGACATTTGTCAATGATGGTGAACAGGAGGATGAGGACGAAGATGAAGAGGAGGAAGGCTACTTATCCCGAACAGCCAGCATCTCCAGCAGCGTGTCTGTGCCAGCCAGGCCAGAAAGGAGGTACCTAAAGATCCAGCTAAT ACCTTCGCTTCCTCCCTCCAAACAAGCCAACAAGAACCTGATACTAAAAGCCATATCTGAAGCCCAGGCGTCTGTGACGAAAACAACTAATTATTCTGCAG CTGCTCCCCAGAAGCAAACAGTACCCGTTGCTCCAAGAACACGCCTGCTGCTAGAGGAGGACCTGGTGCTGAGGCAGAGCAGGCCCTCCATAATCAGCGACCAGGCACAACTAGAGGAACTGCAAGAGCAGAAACTGAACGCTGATCAAG TAGCTCGACACAGAATGGATTTACTTTCCCGACTCCAGGCGGATCCAGCTGCAGTGGATCCACTGATCAGCCTAG ACCCGGAGGAAGTTGAGACTGTAAGGCCGGTGGACAGCAGGTCGTTCGTTCTGAAAAGGCCAAAACTTTCCGAAGAGGTCGCTCTGCATACCAAGAACATTACACACCCACCAGCACCCGAGGACCCACCCCTGCCAGGGCGACAGATCCAGCCCCG GGAAGTTCCTGCCTATGAGAAGCCTGCAAGCCCCAAGTTCATTGTCACCCTGGACGGTGTGCCTAGCCCCCCAGGGTACGTGTCTGACCATGAACCGGAGGAGGAAGCCATGTCTTTCACTGAGGAAGGAGCGAGTTGCACTGAGACGTATACCTCTCTGACCAGGGCAGGCCAGAACTATCCGATGCAGCTGCTGTCCGAGCCCCTCTGCAGCATGGACG TGGATATGGAGCGTGTGCTTGTTCCAGCCAAACGGAAGGTTCCTGAGCGCTGCAAGTTTTGGCCTGCGTGTAAAAATGCAGACGGCTGTGTATTTCACCATCCTACAGCCCCCTGCAA ATCGTTCCCAAAATGCAGGTTTGCTGACAAATGCTTCTTCATCCACCCGAACTGTAAATACGATGCAAAGTGTACCAAAACAGACTGCCCTTATACCCACGCCAGCAGGCGGGTACCAGTGCCGCCTTTACGGACAG TGCCGGTAGCAATCCCACATCCTGATGCGCAAGTCTGCCGGTTCTTCCCGGCGTGTAGGAATACAGAGTGTTCTTTCTACCACCCAAAG CACTGTCGATTCAATACCCAGTGCACACGACCAGACTGCAAATTCTACCACCCGTCCGTCTCTGTTCCTCCCCGACACGCTTTGAAATGGACCAGATCACAAACCAG CGAGTGA
- the ZC3H14 gene encoding zinc finger CCCH domain-containing protein 14 isoform X1, which translates to MEIGTEISRKIRTAIKGKLQELGAYVDEELPDYIMVMVANKKSQDQMTDDLSLFLGSNTTRFTTWLQGVLDKLRSVTSEPNSLKVSDAIIFESSMPSIKSLSGGSEDRMRDVPALTVSSTRQERYDIPVFTSSHGQRATGTRMSSDNGSATRLTSAVKPLRELLPSEAIIDIKPDVDDLIDDDLGFVTENPLFFRSRHVATTGYRTSRPTAELYRPPGIGQHMHRATESSTSLHRLSQAGAAADKPLDVRSSRSINAMRLYDTQTLSSLPEMYRSAPRSTSARSSREDESLRKRKLPVASSVVKVKTFVNDGEQEDEDEDEEEEGYLSRTASISSSVSVPARPERRYLKIQLIPSLPPSKQANKNLILKAISEAQASVTKTTNYSAAAPQKQTVPVAPRTRLLLEEDLVLRQSRPSIISDQAQLEELQEQKLNADQVARHRMDLLSRLQADPAAVDPLISLDPEEVETVRPVDSRSFVLKRPKLSEEVALHTKNITHPPAPEDPPLPGRQIQPREVPAYEKPASPKFIVTLDGVPSPPGYVSDHEPEEEAMSFTEEGASCTETYTSLTRAGQNYPMQLLSEPLCSMDVDMERVLVPAKRKVPERCKFWPACKNADGCVFHHPTAPCKSFPKCRFADKCFFIHPNCKYDAKCTKTDCPYTHASRRVPVPPLRTVPVAIPHPDAQVCRFFPACRNTECSFYHPKHCRFNTQCTRPDCKFYHPSVSVPPRHALKWTRSQTSE; encoded by the exons ATGGAGATCGGGACCGAGATCAGCCGCAAAATCCGG ACTGCCATTAAGGGGAAACTTCAAGAACTGGGCGCTTATGTTG ATGAGGAGCTACCAGATTACATCATGGTTATGGTGGCCAACAAGAAGAGTCAAGACCAGATGACGGATGACCTGTCTCTCTTCCTAGGAAGCAACACGACCAGATTCACCACTTG GCTTCAAGGAGTGCTCGATAAACTTCGCTCTGTCACATCAG AACCCAATAGCCTCAAGGTTTCTGATGCCATCATCTTCGAGAGCAGCATGCCTTCAATCAAGAGCCTGTCTGGTGGGAGCGAGGATAGGATGAGAGATGTACCAGCTCTCACTGTCTCCAGCACGCGGCAAGAGAGGTACGACATCCCAGTCTTCACCAGCTCACACGGGCAAAGAGCCACAGGCACCAG GATGTCTTCTGACAATGGCTCAGCTACCCGTCTGACCTCTGCAGTAAAACCCCTGCGGGAGCTGTTACCTTCTGAGGCCATCATTGACATCAAACCTGACGTGGATGACCTCATTGATGATGATCTCGGCTTTGTCACTGAGAATCCACTGTTCTTCAGGAGTAGACACGTGGCCACTACCGGCTACAGGACATCGCGACCGACTGCTGAGCTGTACAGGCCTCCAGGAATTGGTCAGCACATGCACCGTGCTACTGAGAGCAGCACCTCCTTACACAGACTTTCTCAGGCCGGTGCTGCAGCAGACAAACCACTGGACGTGAGAAGCAGCAGGTCTATTAATGCTATGAGACTATATGATACACAGACTTTGAGCAGCCTCCCTGAAATGTATAGGTCGGCACCAAGGTCTACCTCTGCTAGATCATCGAGGGAG GATGAAAGTTTGCGGAAGAGGAAACTGCCTGTGGCCAGTTCAGTGGTCAAAGTGAAGACATTTGTCAATGATGGTGAACAGGAGGATGAGGACGAAGATGAAGAGGAGGAAGGCTACTTATCCCGAACAGCCAGCATCTCCAGCAGCGTGTCTGTGCCAGCCAGGCCAGAAAGGAGGTACCTAAAGATCCAGCTAAT ACCTTCGCTTCCTCCCTCCAAACAAGCCAACAAGAACCTGATACTAAAAGCCATATCTGAAGCCCAGGCGTCTGTGACGAAAACAACTAATTATTCTGCAG CTGCTCCCCAGAAGCAAACAGTACCCGTTGCTCCAAGAACACGCCTGCTGCTAGAGGAGGACCTGGTGCTGAGGCAGAGCAGGCCCTCCATAATCAGCGACCAGGCACAACTAGAGGAACTGCAAGAGCAGAAACTGAACGCTGATCAAG TAGCTCGACACAGAATGGATTTACTTTCCCGACTCCAGGCGGATCCAGCTGCAGTGGATCCACTGATCAGCCTAG ACCCGGAGGAAGTTGAGACTGTAAGGCCGGTGGACAGCAGGTCGTTCGTTCTGAAAAGGCCAAAACTTTCCGAAGAGGTCGCTCTGCATACCAAGAACATTACACACCCACCAGCACCCGAGGACCCACCCCTGCCAGGGCGACAGATCCAGCCCCG GGAAGTTCCTGCCTATGAGAAGCCTGCAAGCCCCAAGTTCATTGTCACCCTGGACGGTGTGCCTAGCCCCCCAGGGTACGTGTCTGACCATGAACCGGAGGAGGAAGCCATGTCTTTCACTGAGGAAGGAGCGAGTTGCACTGAGACGTATACCTCTCTGACCAGGGCAGGCCAGAACTATCCGATGCAGCTGCTGTCCGAGCCCCTCTGCAGCATGGACG TGGATATGGAGCGTGTGCTTGTTCCAGCCAAACGGAAGGTTCCTGAGCGCTGCAAGTTTTGGCCTGCGTGTAAAAATGCAGACGGCTGTGTATTTCACCATCCTACAGCCCCCTGCAA ATCGTTCCCAAAATGCAGGTTTGCTGACAAATGCTTCTTCATCCACCCGAACTGTAAATACGATGCAAAGTGTACCAAAACAGACTGCCCTTATACCCACGCCAGCAGGCGGGTACCAGTGCCGCCTTTACGGACAG TGCCGGTAGCAATCCCACATCCTGATGCGCAAGTCTGCCGGTTCTTCCCGGCGTGTAGGAATACAGAGTGTTCTTTCTACCACCCAAAG CACTGTCGATTCAATACCCAGTGCACACGACCAGACTGCAAATTCTACCACCCGTCCGTCTCTGTTCCTCCCCGACACGCTTTGAAATGGACCAGATCACAAACCAG CGAGTGA